In Nicotiana tabacum cultivar K326 chromosome 11, ASM71507v2, whole genome shotgun sequence, a single window of DNA contains:
- the LOC107775430 gene encoding protein STRICTOSIDINE SYNTHASE-LIKE 5: MDSMLFFSSFLVVILLAISLQVFFFSPISPEILEIPSAATFTSKSYLQRVSKLGEGFLDRPEDVAVDKMGVLYTATRDGWIKRLHKNGTWESWKYIGSNSLLGLIVSAAGHVIVCDAEEGLLKVSEDGVSVLASHVNGEKIRFADDVVEASDGSLYFSVPSTKFGLHEWYLDVLEAKPHGQLLKYNPSLNKTSVILHDLAFANGVALSADQDYLIVCETWKFRCLKYWLKEEIKGQTEIFVDNLTGLPDNIKLAPDGSFWIALVEFTARRLNFVHSSRASKHLLATFPKLMNWVLGAYHKAMVVNVAADGKIIKGFDDPTGKVMSFVTSVLEYEGHLYLGSLNCDFIGKLPLTTSTV; this comes from the exons ATGGATTCCATGCTGTTTTTTTCAAGCTTTTTAGTAGTTATTTTGCTGGCTATTTCACTCCAAGTTTTTTTCTTCTCACCAATATCCCCTGAGATTCTTGAAATTCCTTCTGCCGCTACATTTACATCAAAGAGCTATTTGCAG AGGGTAAGTAAACTTGGAGAAGGGTTTCTGGATAGACCAGAAGATGTGGCAGTGGACAAAATGGGAGTTTTATATACAGCAACTAGAGATGGTTGGATCAAAAGATTGCACAAGAATGGGACTTGGGAGAGTTGGAAGTATATTGGGAGTAATTCTTTACTAGGACTTATAGTATCAGCTGCTGGTCATGTCATCGTATGTGACGCTGAAGAG GGGTTGCTTAAGGTTAGTGAAGATGGCGTAAGTGTTCTTGCTTCACACGTCAATGGTgaaaaaataag ATTTGCAGATGATGTGGTGGAAGCATCAGATGGGAGTCTATACTTCAGTGTCCCAAGCACCAAATTTGGACTCCACGAATGGTACCTTGACGTGCTTGAGGCCAAGCCCCATGGTCAGCTTCTCAAATATAATCCTTCATTGAACAAGACCTCTGTAATTCTTCATGACTTGGCCTTTGCAAATGGCGTTGCTCTCTCTGCGGATCAAGATTACTTAATTGTCTGTGAAACGTGGAA ATTTAGGTGCCTAAAGTATTGGCTGAAGGAGGAAATCAAAGGACAAACAGAGATCTTCGTCGATAATCTTACTGGTTTACCCGACAACATCAAGCTTGCTCCAGATGGTTCGTTCTGGATAGCTCTAGTAGAG TTTACAGCTCGTAGACTAAATTTTGTACACTCGTCAAGAGCTTCAAAACATTTGCTGGCAACTTTCCCCAAATTGATGAACTGGGTCCTTGGAGCATACCACAAAGCTATGGTAGTGAATGTCGCAGCTGATGGGAAGATAATCAAAGGCTTTGATGATCCAACTGGAAAGGTCATGTCATTTGTGACATCTGTGCTGGAGTATGAAGGTCATCTATATTTGGGAAGTCTCAACTGTGACTTCATAGGAAAGTTACCACTGACGACCTCAACTGTGTAG